The proteins below are encoded in one region of Streptomyces ficellus:
- a CDS encoding DUF305 domain-containing protein, which produces MTARRPSHARRATAASAVAAGVTAAALLLTACGAGDQDSARHADHGSASTASPSASGSASGSASAEQGGHNAADVAFAQGMIPHHRQAVDMAGMAEDRASSKEVKDLAAAIKKAQAPEIRTLSGWLTTWGEPVPADEPAAGHAGHGAGTAGMMTGQELDGLRTSSGKAFDTAFLKLMIKHHEGAVAMAKTERAEGSHRPAKAMAGDIVASQSAEIATMNGLLATD; this is translated from the coding sequence ATGACCGCACGACGCCCTTCCCACGCCCGCCGGGCGACCGCCGCCTCCGCCGTCGCCGCAGGGGTCACCGCCGCCGCTCTCCTCCTGACCGCCTGCGGCGCCGGCGACCAGGACTCCGCCCGCCACGCGGACCACGGCAGCGCGTCCACCGCGTCACCCTCCGCCTCAGGATCGGCCTCCGGATCGGCCTCCGCCGAGCAGGGCGGTCACAACGCCGCCGACGTGGCGTTCGCGCAGGGGATGATCCCGCACCACCGCCAGGCCGTGGACATGGCCGGCATGGCCGAGGACCGCGCCTCCTCCAAGGAGGTGAAGGACCTGGCGGCCGCGATCAAGAAGGCGCAGGCCCCCGAGATCCGCACCCTGTCCGGCTGGCTGACCACCTGGGGCGAGCCGGTCCCCGCCGACGAGCCCGCGGCCGGCCACGCCGGGCACGGGGCCGGTACGGCCGGGATGATGACCGGACAGGAGCTGGACGGGCTGCGCACGTCCTCCGGCAAGGCCTTCGACACGGCGTTCCTGAAGCTGATGATCAAGCATCACGAGGGAGCGGTGGCCATGGCGAAGACCGAGCGGGCCGAGGGCTCCCACCGGCCCGCCAAGGCCATGGCCGGCGACATCGTCGCCTCACAGTCCGCCGAGATCGCCACGATGAACGGGCTGCTCGCCACGGACTGA
- a CDS encoding ABC transporter permease — protein sequence MSDAHEAGEARSTPHGAHGRPPTRGDRWAALKASPFLPAAVLVLILAAAAALFAGSYTYTMANPTPRHIPAAVVGATDTAEGRKVVAGMERELNASLELRRYDSVAAARHAVDEQEVFAVLTAGPDGTGVLLDVVGAAGASVAQVLAEAGVAVGRATGVPVGVRDIKPLQKGDPRGLALFYISLAAVIIGFVGAIQLSVHARALLPAERIAFTAAYALLGGFAIAATVDLLLGALDLPFVESWLILALTLFASGMVFTMFNTLMGRWAMLPTWGLMVLLGNPSSGGAVSWPLLPSALGHIGRWLPPGASVNAQHTAVYFGGHQHLFPFLVLGGWALVSCGVFWFWRHRHPGGRDRAPAHAAD from the coding sequence ATGTCCGATGCGCACGAAGCCGGGGAAGCCCGGAGCACGCCTCACGGGGCACACGGCCGTCCGCCGACGCGGGGCGACAGGTGGGCGGCGCTCAAGGCGTCACCGTTCCTGCCCGCCGCCGTGCTGGTGCTGATCCTCGCCGCCGCGGCCGCGCTGTTCGCCGGCTCGTACACGTACACCATGGCCAATCCCACGCCCCGGCACATCCCGGCCGCGGTGGTCGGCGCCACGGACACGGCGGAGGGCAGGAAGGTCGTGGCCGGCATGGAGCGGGAGCTGAACGCCTCCCTGGAGCTGCGTCGGTACGACAGTGTGGCGGCCGCGCGCCACGCGGTGGACGAGCAGGAGGTCTTCGCCGTGCTCACCGCCGGCCCGGACGGCACCGGCGTCCTGCTGGACGTGGTGGGGGCCGCGGGGGCGTCGGTGGCGCAGGTGCTGGCCGAGGCGGGGGTGGCGGTGGGCCGGGCGACGGGGGTGCCGGTCGGGGTGCGGGACATCAAGCCGCTCCAGAAGGGTGATCCGCGCGGGCTGGCGCTGTTCTACATCTCGCTCGCGGCGGTGATCATCGGCTTCGTGGGGGCGATCCAGCTGAGCGTGCACGCCCGCGCGCTCCTTCCCGCCGAGCGGATCGCGTTCACGGCGGCGTACGCACTGCTCGGTGGTTTCGCGATCGCGGCGACCGTCGACCTGCTGCTGGGCGCCCTCGATCTGCCCTTCGTGGAGTCCTGGCTGATCCTCGCGCTGACGTTGTTCGCGTCCGGGATGGTGTTCACGATGTTCAACACCCTGATGGGGCGGTGGGCGATGCTGCCGACCTGGGGTCTGATGGTGCTATTGGGCAACCCGTCGTCGGGCGGCGCCGTCTCCTGGCCGCTGCTGCCGTCGGCGCTCGGGCACATCGGGCGCTGGCTGCCGCCCGGCGCGTCGGTGAACGCGCAGCACACGGCTGTCTACTTCGGCGGCCACCAGCACCTCTTCCCGTTTCTCGTCCTCGGCGGGTGGGCGCTGGTGTCCTGCGGCGTCTTCTGGTTCTGGCGCCACCGCCACCCCGGCGGCCGCGACCGGGCCCCGGCGCACGCGGCGGACTGA
- a CDS encoding STAS domain-containing protein — MAGQVYLDTLTEWERILDGLLRSDGDIRMDLSGLTFVDVAGATSLARTAQRLPGDRRIMVRRPPASLRRVLELFWPELVAIEVVE; from the coding sequence GTGGCAGGGCAGGTCTATCTGGACACGCTCACGGAGTGGGAGCGGATCCTGGACGGCCTGCTCCGGAGCGACGGGGACATCCGGATGGACCTCTCGGGGCTCACCTTCGTCGACGTGGCGGGGGCGACCTCGCTGGCCCGGACGGCGCAGCGCCTTCCCGGCGACCGGCGGATCATGGTCCGCAGGCCGCCGGCGTCGCTGAGGCGGGTGCTGGAGCTGTTCTGGCCGGAACTGGTGGCGATCGAGGTGGTGGAGTGA
- a CDS encoding sensor histidine kinase, whose protein sequence is MNDVATTADPFTHPALFYADETAYLAGTVPFVEAGLAAGEPVAVAVPGANLALLRKALGGDADRVRLLDMEQEGRNPGRIIPRVLRGFADAHPTRRVRIIGEPIWQGRSDSEYPACAQHEALINHAFTGREATILCPYDTSRLDDVALADARITHPVLIEDGVERASVAYAPDRVVSGYNLPLTLPPGVRGLVYDADLLPEARGHALERVDRLGLPADRHDDVALAVSELTTNSVIHGGGTGTLRVWTEDGHVVCEVRDGGRLDDPLAGRRPAAPGQLGGRGLLLVHYLSDLVRIHTTDAGTTIRCYFRLHL, encoded by the coding sequence GTGAACGACGTGGCGACGACGGCCGATCCGTTCACGCACCCGGCCCTGTTCTACGCGGACGAGACCGCCTACCTGGCGGGCACCGTGCCGTTCGTCGAAGCGGGCCTGGCGGCCGGGGAGCCCGTCGCCGTCGCCGTGCCCGGCGCCAACCTCGCCCTGCTGCGCAAGGCGCTGGGCGGCGACGCCGACCGCGTACGCCTGCTGGACATGGAGCAGGAGGGGCGCAACCCCGGGCGGATCATCCCGCGGGTGCTGCGCGGATTCGCCGACGCCCACCCCACCCGGCGCGTCCGGATCATCGGGGAACCGATCTGGCAGGGCCGCAGCGACAGCGAGTACCCGGCCTGCGCGCAGCACGAGGCGCTGATCAACCACGCGTTCACCGGCCGCGAGGCCACCATCCTCTGTCCGTACGACACCTCGCGGCTGGACGACGTCGCGCTCGCCGACGCCCGGATCACCCATCCCGTGCTCATCGAGGACGGCGTCGAGCGCGCCAGCGTCGCGTACGCGCCCGACCGGGTGGTGAGCGGCTACAACCTGCCCCTCACCCTGCCGCCCGGCGTCCGCGGGCTGGTCTACGACGCCGACCTGCTGCCCGAGGCGCGCGGCCACGCCCTGGAGCGGGTGGACCGGCTGGGCCTGCCCGCGGACCGGCACGACGACGTGGCCCTCGCGGTGTCGGAGCTGACCACCAACAGCGTCATCCACGGCGGCGGCACGGGAACGCTGCGGGTGTGGACCGAGGACGGTCACGTGGTGTGCGAGGTGCGGGACGGCGGCAGACTGGACGACCCGCTCGCCGGCCGCCGCCCCGCCGCACCCGGCCAGCTCGGCGGCCGCGGCCTGCTGCTGGTGCACTACCTCTCCGACCTCGTACGCATCCACACCACGGACGCCGGCACCACCATCCGGTGCTACTTCCGGTTGCACCTCTAG
- a CDS encoding streptophobe family protein — MIRQGPRTPDKNPATSGAHGEVREWADALLAVLAALVAMAVTATLGLWAAGAADLPEGAFLHVVAAVVVIAAGGSVDISGRAGGLADTSGQLTLMPLSVTLVGALVAGACFLRPLRHRPVAGTGALLGRVARTVVLWLAGLGALIALARHTFTLVPPDSAIDFITGLLGATPTVGFAAETGPTLLFGLIWILGVLAMALLVSHRAPLPAGLLRPQRAARPAASAMLLLLLAYVVIALVVGLVVAATRGHPAETFAVILLGLPNIAWLALGLGIGGSWEGRVEGPFGLPMPHILDAALRGSQNTTLDVSSLAEQDGRAWWLVPVAAVLLLAAAFVTAMRSPAGTRLWQYALHLGIAFALTLLVVTPVSEIVARLALSVLGIMEIDNLGGQVVLHPHVWRTVGLALLWGLVIGPLGALLASRVRRRGETPTRQAPPPAP; from the coding sequence GTGATCCGTCAGGGACCCCGCACACCGGACAAGAACCCCGCCACGAGCGGCGCGCACGGCGAAGTGCGCGAGTGGGCCGACGCCCTGCTGGCCGTGCTCGCCGCGCTGGTCGCCATGGCGGTGACCGCCACCCTCGGCCTGTGGGCGGCGGGTGCGGCGGACCTGCCGGAGGGCGCGTTCCTCCACGTCGTCGCGGCCGTCGTCGTCATCGCCGCGGGCGGCTCGGTCGACATCTCGGGCCGGGCCGGAGGGCTCGCCGACACCAGCGGGCAGCTCACCCTGATGCCGCTGAGCGTCACCCTCGTCGGGGCGCTCGTCGCCGGCGCCTGCTTCCTGCGGCCGCTGCGGCACCGCCCCGTCGCCGGCACCGGCGCACTCCTCGGCCGCGTCGCCCGCACGGTCGTCCTGTGGCTGGCCGGGCTCGGCGCCCTCATCGCGCTGGCCCGCCACACCTTCACCCTCGTCCCGCCCGACTCGGCCATCGACTTCATCACCGGCCTCCTCGGCGCCACGCCCACCGTCGGGTTCGCCGCCGAGACCGGCCCCACCCTGCTGTTCGGCCTGATCTGGATCCTCGGCGTCCTCGCCATGGCACTCCTCGTCTCCCACCGGGCACCGCTCCCCGCCGGGCTGCTCCGCCCCCAGCGAGCGGCCCGTCCCGCCGCCTCCGCGATGCTGCTCCTGCTCCTCGCGTACGTCGTCATCGCCCTGGTCGTCGGGCTGGTCGTGGCGGCGACCCGGGGGCACCCCGCCGAGACGTTCGCCGTGATCCTCCTGGGCCTGCCCAACATCGCGTGGCTCGCCCTGGGCCTCGGCATCGGCGGCTCCTGGGAGGGCAGGGTGGAGGGCCCGTTCGGCCTGCCGATGCCGCACATCCTGGACGCGGCGCTGCGCGGCTCCCAGAACACCACGCTGGACGTGTCGTCCCTCGCCGAGCAGGACGGCCGGGCCTGGTGGCTCGTCCCCGTCGCCGCCGTGCTGCTACTGGCCGCCGCCTTCGTCACGGCGATGCGCTCCCCGGCCGGCACCCGGCTCTGGCAGTACGCCCTGCACCTCGGGATCGCTTTCGCGCTCACCCTGCTCGTGGTCACCCCGGTCAGCGAGATCGTCGCCCGCCTGGCCCTGTCGGTGCTGGGCATCATGGAGATCGACAACCTCGGCGGTCAGGTGGTCCTCCATCCGCACGTCTGGAGGACCGTCGGGCTCGCCCTCCTGTGGGGGCTGGTCATAGGGCCCCTCGGCGCGCTCCTGGCCTCGCGCGTACGCCGGCGGGGCGAGACCCCCACCCGGCAGGCCCCGCCCCCGGCGCCCTGA
- a CDS encoding zinc-dependent metalloprotease family protein: MRLAHASWSAAALALVLSATACAPVQERSSARSTAPAAAPAPPGHEAGGACRPATEQKRHCTRVPRPHYGQRIVTIDILAGFTARALAEAGGERTLRARIRQAVTSASQAFAAGAVRARLRLTGVVRATVPARLDRPSDALLKAVARPGDGVADELVHLRDSTGSDLVTLVTGSGGAAGLANRPRRVTSGTSAHSYSLVAQKALAHHSLAHEVGHNLGAMHDYVTAPRGANSARGYFPPSGRWSTLEAYESSCRKATGGPCRRINRYSNPRQTYRGERLGTAAGERRPADSARAFNAVVGIVADYRRRPAG, from the coding sequence ATGCGCCTTGCCCATGCCTCATGGAGTGCCGCCGCGCTGGCCCTCGTGCTGAGCGCCACCGCCTGCGCGCCCGTCCAGGAGCGGTCGTCCGCCCGGTCCACCGCCCCCGCCGCCGCACCCGCACCGCCGGGGCACGAGGCGGGCGGGGCGTGCCGCCCCGCCACCGAGCAGAAACGTCACTGCACACGGGTGCCCCGGCCGCACTACGGCCAGCGGATCGTCACCATCGACATCCTGGCCGGGTTCACCGCCCGCGCGCTCGCGGAAGCCGGCGGCGAGCGCACCCTGCGGGCGAGGATCCGGCAGGCCGTCACCTCCGCCTCCCAGGCGTTCGCCGCCGGCGCCGTCCGCGCCCGCCTCCGGCTCACCGGCGTCGTCCGCGCCACGGTGCCCGCCCGCCTCGACCGGCCCTCGGACGCCCTGCTGAAGGCGGTCGCGCGGCCCGGCGACGGCGTGGCCGACGAGCTCGTGCACCTGCGCGACAGCACGGGCTCCGACCTGGTCACGCTGGTCACCGGAAGCGGTGGAGCCGCCGGGCTGGCCAACCGGCCCCGGCGCGTGACGTCCGGGACGAGCGCCCACAGCTACAGCCTCGTCGCGCAGAAGGCGCTCGCGCACCACTCGCTCGCCCACGAGGTCGGTCACAACCTGGGCGCGATGCACGACTACGTCACCGCGCCCCGCGGCGCGAACAGCGCCCGTGGCTACTTTCCGCCCTCGGGGCGGTGGTCGACGCTGGAGGCGTACGAGTCGAGCTGCCGCAAGGCGACCGGCGGCCCCTGCCGGCGCATCAACCGGTACTCCAACCCCCGGCAGACCTATCGGGGCGAGCGGCTCGGGACGGCTGCGGGAGAGCGGCGGCCGGCCGACAGCGCCCGCGCCTTCAACGCCGTCGTCGGCATCGTCGCCGACTACCGCCGCCGGCCGGCCGGTTGA
- a CDS encoding TetR/AcrR family transcriptional regulator: MENGEVRTRILDAAGELFYGQGVQAVGMDAVRAASGVTLRRLYQLFPSKDTLVEAYLLRRDSRWRGALASYVDAVDGPPRERVLAVFDWLRDWFEEPGFRGCAFVNSFGELGATSPEVAGVARRHKEEFRRYVGDLVAEAGAPAATGAQLALLAEGAMTTAALTGSSAPACEAREAAALLLDAAARP; encoded by the coding sequence TTGGAGAACGGGGAAGTCAGGACGCGCATCCTGGACGCGGCCGGGGAGCTGTTCTACGGGCAGGGCGTCCAGGCCGTCGGCATGGACGCCGTCCGCGCCGCGTCCGGCGTCACGCTGCGGCGGCTGTACCAGCTCTTCCCCTCCAAGGACACGCTGGTCGAGGCGTACCTGCTGCGGCGCGACAGCCGCTGGCGGGGTGCCCTCGCCTCGTACGTCGACGCGGTGGACGGGCCGCCGCGCGAACGGGTGCTGGCGGTCTTCGACTGGCTGCGCGACTGGTTCGAGGAGCCGGGCTTCCGCGGCTGCGCGTTCGTCAACTCCTTCGGGGAGCTCGGCGCCACGTCGCCCGAGGTGGCCGGGGTGGCGCGCCGGCACAAGGAGGAGTTCCGGCGGTACGTCGGCGACCTGGTGGCCGAGGCGGGCGCACCCGCCGCGACCGGCGCACAGCTGGCCCTGCTGGCGGAGGGCGCCATGACCACGGCCGCCCTCACCGGTTCGTCCGCGCCCGCGTGCGAGGCCCGCGAGGCGGCGGCGCTGCTGCTGGACGCGGCGGCCCGCCCCTGA
- a CDS encoding DUF1348 family protein has product MRPPLPPFTEETARQKVRLAEDAWNTRDPETVALAYTEDSEWRNRDVFLSGRDEIVAFLTDKWRRELGYRLRKELWAFTGDRIAVRFAYEYHDAGGQWFRAHGNENWEFDANGLMRKRYASINDVPISPAERRIAV; this is encoded by the coding sequence ATGCGCCCGCCCCTGCCGCCGTTCACCGAGGAGACCGCCCGCCAGAAGGTGCGGCTCGCCGAGGACGCCTGGAACACCCGCGACCCGGAGACGGTCGCCCTCGCCTACACGGAGGACTCCGAGTGGCGCAATCGCGACGTCTTCCTCAGCGGCCGCGACGAGATCGTCGCCTTCCTCACCGACAAGTGGCGGCGGGAGCTGGGCTACCGGCTCCGCAAGGAGCTGTGGGCCTTCACCGGCGACCGCATCGCGGTGCGCTTCGCGTACGAGTACCACGACGCCGGCGGACAGTGGTTCCGCGCCCATGGCAACGAGAACTGGGAATTCGACGCCAACGGCCTGATGCGCAAGCGCTACGCGAGCATCAACGACGTGCCCATCAGCCCCGCCGAACGCCGGATCGCCGTCTGA
- a CDS encoding SDR family oxidoreductase, with amino-acid sequence MTDPHQPQDPVTRHPRPDFPEQDQRHPGWTGPMDPPPDHGEDSYRGTGLLRDRVAVVTGGDSGIGRAVCLAYAREGADIVFTHLPEEENEARETTRLVEEAGRKALALTADNRDEEQCRALVRRVTDEFGRIDILVNNAAYQMAQPDGIEAITTEQFDRVMKTNLYGMFWLTKLALPHIPRGGSVINTTSVQAYKPSPPLLDYAMTKGAIVTFTQGLAQMVAERGIRVNAVAPGPVWTPLIPATLPDTAEFGKQSPLGRPAQPAEMAPAYVFLAAPGSSYITGEIVNATGGTPLP; translated from the coding sequence ATGACCGACCCACACCAGCCGCAGGACCCCGTCACCCGTCACCCGCGGCCCGACTTCCCCGAACAGGACCAGCGGCACCCCGGCTGGACCGGCCCGATGGACCCCCCGCCGGACCACGGCGAGGACTCCTACCGGGGCACCGGACTGCTGCGGGACCGCGTCGCCGTCGTCACCGGGGGCGACTCCGGCATCGGGCGCGCGGTGTGCCTGGCCTACGCGCGCGAAGGCGCCGACATCGTCTTCACCCACCTCCCCGAGGAGGAGAACGAGGCGCGGGAGACCACGAGGCTCGTCGAGGAGGCCGGGCGCAAGGCCCTCGCCCTGACGGCCGACAACCGCGACGAGGAGCAGTGCCGCGCCCTCGTCCGGCGCGTCACCGACGAGTTCGGGCGCATCGACATCCTGGTGAACAACGCCGCCTACCAGATGGCCCAGCCCGACGGCATCGAGGCGATCACCACCGAGCAGTTCGACCGGGTGATGAAGACCAACCTGTACGGCATGTTCTGGCTGACCAAGCTGGCCCTGCCGCACATCCCCCGGGGCGGCTCCGTCATCAACACCACCTCCGTGCAGGCCTACAAGCCCAGTCCGCCGCTGCTCGACTACGCGATGACCAAGGGCGCCATCGTCACCTTCACGCAGGGCCTGGCGCAGATGGTCGCCGAGCGCGGCATCCGGGTCAACGCGGTCGCCCCCGGGCCGGTCTGGACCCCGCTCATCCCGGCGACGCTGCCCGACACGGCCGAGTTCGGCAAGCAGTCGCCGCTCGGCCGCCCCGCCCAGCCGGCCGAGATGGCCCCGGCGTACGTCTTCCTCGCCGCGCCGGGATCCAGTTACATCACCGGGGAGATCGTCAACGCCACCGGAGGCACCCCGCTCCCGTGA
- a CDS encoding FUSC family protein yields MNQAATRVQEWWHRAGWEAAAVGTSVRRALTGPGPERDLAVQAFKAAGAAILAWAVAGWWWQAPLALMAPWTAIALVQSTVYRSVRTGVQQVVLIAAGTVLAAVAAGLTGGNTMAAMAIVLPVTALLGNYSRFENQGVYASTTALFVLVYGSFGGFDILHRLLETLLGAVIGIGVNALVLPPVHLRHAHESLHRLPRDGAALLRSMAEEMERGYDRQQAQEWHSRARRLPQLVADLRNARMWSRESYRFNPAGRIRRSGQELPSTQWDAAWERVADHLTALTGMLAEAAGEEPRLRPPPDTVLADVPPLLHALADVCEADCAALNPPAPAAGGDRGDAGGGTAGGRDEAMERAWAAQRRLKTRLADQDHETATSVGGLAAEIQRLLHDLDDARVAPRQT; encoded by the coding sequence GTGAACCAGGCAGCGACCCGCGTACAGGAGTGGTGGCACCGGGCCGGGTGGGAGGCGGCGGCCGTCGGCACGTCCGTGCGCCGCGCCCTCACCGGCCCCGGACCGGAGCGCGATCTGGCCGTCCAGGCGTTCAAGGCGGCCGGTGCCGCCATCCTCGCCTGGGCGGTGGCCGGCTGGTGGTGGCAGGCCCCACTGGCGCTGATGGCCCCCTGGACGGCGATCGCCCTCGTACAGAGCACCGTCTACCGGTCCGTACGGACCGGCGTCCAGCAGGTCGTCCTCATCGCCGCCGGTACCGTCCTCGCGGCCGTCGCCGCGGGACTCACCGGCGGCAACACCATGGCGGCCATGGCGATCGTGCTGCCCGTCACCGCCCTGCTCGGCAACTACTCCCGCTTCGAGAACCAGGGCGTCTACGCCTCCACCACGGCCCTCTTCGTCCTGGTGTACGGCTCGTTCGGCGGCTTCGACATCCTGCACCGGCTGCTGGAGACGCTCCTCGGCGCGGTCATCGGCATCGGCGTCAACGCGCTCGTCCTGCCGCCCGTCCACCTGCGGCACGCCCACGAGTCGCTGCACCGGCTGCCCCGGGACGGGGCGGCGCTGCTGCGGTCGATGGCCGAGGAGATGGAACGCGGCTACGACCGGCAGCAGGCGCAGGAGTGGCACAGCCGCGCCCGGAGGCTCCCGCAGCTCGTCGCGGACCTCCGCAACGCGCGCATGTGGAGCCGGGAGAGCTACCGCTTCAACCCGGCGGGCCGCATCCGCCGTTCCGGGCAGGAGCTGCCGTCCACGCAGTGGGACGCGGCATGGGAACGGGTCGCCGACCACCTGACCGCGCTCACCGGAATGCTGGCGGAGGCGGCGGGCGAGGAGCCCCGGCTCAGGCCGCCGCCGGACACGGTCCTCGCCGACGTACCGCCGCTGCTGCACGCCCTCGCGGACGTCTGCGAAGCCGACTGCGCCGCCCTGAACCCGCCGGCCCCAGCCGCCGGCGGCGACCGGGGCGACGCCGGGGGAGGGACCGCCGGCGGGCGGGACGAGGCCATGGAACGGGCCTGGGCGGCGCAGCGGCGTCTGAAGACGCGGCTCGCCGACCAGGACCACGAGACCGCCACCTCGGTCGGCGGGCTCGCCGCGGAGATCCAGCGGCTGCTGCACGACCTGGACGACGCCCGCGTCGCCCCCCGGCAGACGTGA
- a CDS encoding YihY/virulence factor BrkB family protein: MAHTGEDKEKGAGTPQEPTDLSAGSWRAVLKRTGKEFMDDELPDRAAALTYYSVLSIFPALLVLVSVLGMIGESATRTVMDNLQKLAPGPVRDVLGDAVQQLQGSPGASGVVAVVSLLGAIWSASGYVGGFIRTANAVYDLPEGRPVWKVTPLRVGLTLVLMVLLAVSAVIVVFTGPLAQRAGQAIGLGDAAVTAWNIAKWPVLVVLVIVMIALLFWRAPNVHGQGFRWLSPGSVLAVLLWLLASGGFALYVANFGSYNKTYGTLAGVITFLIWLWLSNLAILLGLELDAELARQRAISSGMPESEEPYVEPRDTRKWPPELREEVSGDDSRSDGPRSDGSRSDGSRSA, translated from the coding sequence ATGGCACACACAGGTGAGGACAAGGAAAAGGGCGCGGGGACGCCACAGGAGCCGACGGACCTGTCCGCCGGATCGTGGCGGGCGGTGCTGAAGCGCACCGGCAAGGAGTTCATGGACGACGAGCTGCCCGACCGCGCCGCGGCACTGACGTACTACAGCGTCCTGTCGATCTTCCCGGCGCTGCTGGTCCTGGTCTCCGTGCTGGGCATGATCGGCGAGTCGGCGACGCGCACGGTCATGGACAACCTCCAGAAGCTGGCGCCGGGCCCGGTGCGGGACGTGCTCGGTGACGCGGTGCAGCAGTTGCAGGGCAGCCCGGGTGCGAGCGGTGTGGTGGCGGTCGTCAGCCTGCTGGGCGCGATCTGGTCGGCGTCCGGGTACGTCGGGGGCTTCATCCGTACCGCGAACGCGGTGTACGACCTGCCCGAGGGCCGGCCGGTGTGGAAGGTGACGCCGCTGCGGGTGGGCCTGACGCTGGTGCTGATGGTGCTCCTCGCGGTGAGCGCGGTGATCGTGGTGTTCACCGGGCCGCTGGCGCAGCGCGCGGGCCAGGCCATCGGGCTCGGCGACGCGGCGGTCACGGCGTGGAACATCGCCAAGTGGCCGGTGCTGGTCGTGCTGGTGATCGTGATGATCGCGCTGCTGTTCTGGCGGGCGCCGAACGTCCACGGCCAGGGCTTCCGCTGGCTGAGTCCGGGCAGTGTGCTGGCGGTGCTGCTGTGGCTGCTGGCGTCGGGCGGCTTCGCGCTGTACGTGGCGAACTTCGGCTCGTACAACAAGACGTACGGCACCCTCGCGGGCGTCATCACCTTCCTGATCTGGCTGTGGCTGTCGAACCTGGCGATTCTGCTGGGCCTGGAGCTGGACGCGGAGCTCGCGCGCCAGCGGGCGATCAGCTCCGGCATGCCGGAGTCGGAGGAGCCGTACGTGGAGCCGCGGGACACTCGCAAGTGGCCGCCGGAGCTCCGTGAGGAGGTCTCCGGCGACGACTCGCGGTCCGACGGCCCGCGGTCCGACGGCTCCCGGTCCGACGGCTCCCGGTCCGCGTAG